The following coding sequences are from one Humulus lupulus chromosome X, drHumLupu1.1, whole genome shotgun sequence window:
- the LOC133803389 gene encoding protein TIFY 8, with translation MAVPMIMAQQSMPNNADNHHYNQENQLAKPMFHDFFGTKPNDSPVVLGSASKTAADARLSEASPSASASFGASSGGGRGPISTTSDLGSERRPVSHLEGVPFYGPRSDISGPEIISNNKIVGSKRSNSDSTFMGSSRDGNPQMGPDSLEGSHLMKLLRNGAGGDRPRRLNDDDMVFSLQQMRPSSASLIFQPPSGISKLDRSIPLNAIPAVQYPPRGGHFVPMVPQIPSNRFRDANAGPSNISHSAADEGSRTGIKGPGILSSVNASAGVSEKNVPGALPSGSRQKCPTVITEPESSTPSNRHGFAGNRQMTIFYGGQAHVFDDVHPNKADVIMALAGSNGGSWSTNYSPKSNARPAGEGQIPIGDVETGNAKAMALLREYRGRLCVPGSSSSHGVGFSDRVMPTPAAGGHQLVSTVAKDVRNSVHAGEPTSKEKNEM, from the exons ATGGCTGTACCGATGATAATGGCTCAGCAAAGTATGCCTAACAATGCAGACAACCACCATTACAACCAGGAAAACCAACTAGCTAAGCCCATGTTTCATGACTTTTTTGGGACGAAGCCCAACGATTCTCCCGTCGTTTTGGGCTCAGCTTCAAAAACCGCAGCCGATGCCAGACTCTCCGAGGCCTCACCGTCGGCTTCTGCTTCCTTCGGGGCTTCCTCTGGTGGTGGCCGTGGGCCTATCTCCACCACCTCTGATCTGGGTTCGG AGAGACGGCCAGTAAGTCATCTGGAAGGAGTTCCATTTTATGGTCCAAGAAGTGATATATCTGGGCCAGAGATAATAAGTAACAACAAGATAGTGGGAAGTAAGAGAAGTAATTCAGACTCTACCTTCATGGGGTCATCCAGAGATGGGAATCCTCAAATGGGACCTGACTCTCTTGAGGGATCGCATTTGATGAAG TTACTTAGAAATGGAGCAGGGGGAGACAGACCGAGAAGATTGAATGATGATGACATGGTCTTTAGTTTACAACAAATGAGGCCTAGTTCTGCTTCTCTCATATTTCAGCCTCCTTCGGGGATTTCCAAATTGGACCGGTCGATTCCCCTTAATGCGATTCCGGCAGTACAGTATCCTCCCCGTGGAGGTCATTTTGTCCCTATGGTCCCTCAAATACCTTCTAACAGATTCAGAGATGCCAATGCCGGTCCTTCAAATATCTCTCATTCAGCTGCTGATGAGGGATCTAGAACTGGAATAAAGGGCCCAGGAATATTGAGTTCCGTTAATGCCAGTGCTGGTGTTTCTGAGAAAAATGTGCCAGGGGCACTGCCAAGTGGTAGCAGGCAAAAGTGTCCCACTGTAATTACGGAGCCAGAGTCTTCCACTCCCTCAAA TCGGCATGGATTTGCAGGTAATCGGCAGATGACTATATTTTATGGTGGCCAAGCTCATGTTTTTGATGATGTTCATCCAAACAAG gcAGATGTTATAATGGCCTTAGCTGGATCAAATGGAGGATCTTGGTCAACAAACTACTCTCCAAAATCTAATGCGAGGCCGGCTGGTGAAGGTCAAATCCCCATTGGAGATGTTGAAACTGGTAATGCCAAGGCCATGGCACTTCTGCGAGAATATCGTGGGAGATTATGTGTCCCTGGCAGTTCTAGTAGTCACGGAGTTGGGTTCAGTGACCGAGTAATGCCGACACCAGCAGCAG GTGGCCATCAGCTCGTCAGCACTGTAGCCAAAGACGTGAGAAACTCGGTTCATGCTGGAGAACCAACTTCCAAAGAGAAAAATGAGATGTAA